The Glycine soja cultivar W05 chromosome 3, ASM419377v2, whole genome shotgun sequence genome window below encodes:
- the LOC114407013 gene encoding zinc finger protein ZAT11-like, which yields MKRQRDFEGFESIDLANCLMMLSHPQQNKKLLQTKIEAVKFECKTCNRKFSSFQALGGHRASHKRSKLEGDELKAHAISLSLGNKPKMHECSICGQEFSLGQALGGHMRRHRTTINEDFSSIKQVITQVPDLKRSNSTRVIMCLDLNLTPFENDLKLLFGKMAPNSGALVDSL from the exons ATGAAGAGACAGAGAGATTTCGAGGGGTTTGAGAGCATAGATTTGGCAAATTGTCTAATGATGCTCTCTCATCCCCAACAAAATAAGAAACTACTTCAAACAAAAATTGAGGCTGTGAAATTTGAGTGCAAGACATGCAACCGCAAATTCTCTTCCTTTCAAGCATTGGGTGGCCATAGGGCTAGCCACAAAAGGTCGAAACTTGAGGGAGATGAACTCAAAGCACATGCTATATCTCTAAGTTTGGGAAACAAACCCAAAATGCACGAGTGTTCCATTTGTGGACAAGAATTCTCATTGGGACAAGCACTTGGGGGTCACATGAGAAGGCACAGGACAACCATTAACGAAgatttttcttcaataaaacAGGTTATTACACAAGTACCTGATTTGAAAAGATCGAATAGCACGAGGGTGATTATGTGC TTGGACTTGAACCTAACGCCGTTTGAGAACGACTTGAAGTTGTTGTTTGGAAAGATGGCACCGAATTCTGGTGCCTTAGTTGATTCTTTATAG
- the LOC114407014 gene encoding zinc finger protein ZAT11-like: MNNNMLGMKRRRDDNEGSLDLAKCLMLFSCPIESNKTQQKSFGSVEFECKTCNRKFSSFQALGGHRASHKRQKLEGEELKEQAKSLSLWNKPKMHECSICGLEFSLGQALGGHMRKHRASLNEGFPIIPSIDQVIAKIPVLKRSNSTRVMCLDLELHL, from the coding sequence ATGAACAACAACATGTTAGGAATGAAGAGACGGAGAGATGATAATGAAGGGTCCTTGGATTTGGCAAAATGTCTTATGCTGTTTTCTTGTCCAATAGAAAGCAACAAGACACAACAGAAAAGTTTTGGTTCTGTGGAATTTGAGTGCAAGACGTGCAACCGCAAGTTCTCTTCTTTTCAAGCACTGGGAGGGCACAGGGCAAGCCACAAGAGGCAGAAGCTGGAGGGGGAAGAACTGAAAGAACAGGCCAAAAGTCTTAGCTTGTGGAACAAACCCAAAATGCACGAGTGCTCCATTTGTGGCCTTGAATTCTCTCTGGGCCAGGCTCTGGGTGGCCACATGAGAAAACACAGAGCTTCCCTCAACGAAGGGTTTCCTATTATTCCTTCTATCGACCAAGTTATTGCGAAAATCCCGGTTTTGAAAAGGTCGAATAGCACCAGGGTTATGTGCTTGGACTTGGAGTTACACCTGTAG
- the LOC114405536 gene encoding zinc finger protein ZAT11-like, with translation MKRRIENEEAESIVMEVCKKMFSELAGDINVQKSPTQEAFECKTCNRKFSSFQALGGHRASHKRPKLEDSSVGKPKIHECSICGLGFSLGQALGGHMRKHTESINGNESFSFSSINQVVVASSSSSSSARTMCLDLNLTPLENDLKFLFEITTPPKLNISL, from the coding sequence ATGAAGAGACGGatagaaaatgaagaagcaGAGAGCATAGTTATGGAAGTGTGCAAGAAAATGTTCTCTGAATTAGCAGGAGATATCAATGTCCAAAAAAGTCCAACCCAAGAAGCATTCGAGTGCAAGACCTGCAACCGCAAATTCTCGTCGTTTCAAGCGTTGGGTGGTCACAGGGCTAGCCACAAGAGGCCTAAACTTGAGGATTCTTCTGTGGGTAAACCCAAAATACACGAGTGCTCAATTTGTGGCCTGGGATTCTCTCTGGGTCAGGCACTGGGAGGCCACATGAGAAAACACACAGAATCCATCAATGGAAATGAaagcttttcattttcttctataaacCAGGTTGTTGTTGCATCCagcagtagtagtagtagtgcaAGGACAATGTGCTTGGACCTCAACTTAACGCCTTTGGAGAATGACTTGAAGTTCTTGTTCGAGATCACAACCCCACCTAAACTTAATATTTCTTTGTGA